In Gossypium arboreum isolate Shixiya-1 chromosome 3, ASM2569848v2, whole genome shotgun sequence, the sequence tcagctaaaactcaatCAACAAAATTTATGATATTTTAAAGATTAATCATATTAATCTCCATAATAtttgattttattaaattaacataTACCATGCACCTTTAGTCTTATTAATTGTCAAGTGTATAACATgttaaattcaattcaaattttaGAATGTACATCTAATTAATAATCTTGTGTTATCACGTAccatgaaatataatttttcctATCAAATACACATAAAATGGTTTAGTTATATAATTTTCCTTTGtcctatttttaaatttcattagtttttgtTATATTTGAGTTAGATGAGTTAGTGTCATTTAACTCATCACACATAACTCAATCAGATAAATTATAATAACTAGAATATTTATCAAACATGTATTAATCATGAGTCGCGAATTAAAGTTTGTGACTATAGAACATAAAACTGCGTAATGAAGTCAATTGATTAAATTGGACTTATTTAACCCACTTGGTCTGATTTGTTTGGAACATCAAAGGAAGCTCATCTACTTAAAGTTTGGTGGCCCGATGAAACACTCCAATAATTTAGAGTTACCAATGTAATTGTTTTGTAATCCTAAAGGATAAGATTATGGAGTGCTTAAATCTCTTAGGACGCTCATCTTGTAAATAGATTTTAATATCGGTTGTTGGTGTAATTTAAAATGTATCGTTGGACTTGAagaagctcaactataaataggtgTTCCCCTCAtttgtaataattttttttttgagaattcttattttttcttttagaGTTAGGTTGGCTTAGGTGGATTTGAAGCAAAGTTATCGCCTAAGGCCGTACAGTTAGTATCATGAGTCAAGGTTCGTAAGGTGTCAAGTTGAGATGGAGAAAGAAGCAGAGGATCAGGAATGCGAGAAGATCAATGGATATGTTGTCAACTTTGGAAGGTAGGGTTGTCAAACTTGAGAATTCCATGAATGATATAAAGGAAAGTCTCAAGGTAATTGAGGGATGCACTGTAGAAtagtaaattatatatatttttattataaattatattacttTCTATTATTTTAATGGTATTTAGTTAATTTATAACACTAActtcttaaaaatataaacaaaaaagGGTTATGTATCAAATTGGATAATTTCAACCATTAATAAAACAATTAATAGTTGAGGAATGCCTTTGTTTTAAAAGCTGAAAACTCTGGTTAAGAATtttaaggatcaaattgatagaatttttaaatgtttagaactagatcaaattgataaaatatataagtattgaggactaattgtgttattataccaattagaAAAAAGCTTTCCGTTATCAAGTTAATGGCAGGTGACCAAAAAAAGAACAAATTCAAGTATTAAtgcctaaattgaaaaattttaaagtcGGGTGACCAAAATAGGAACGTAGGCATAGTTGGGTGACTATATGTATAGTTTCTCTAAATAATAGTATGATAGATaaagttattttagtaatttcctTAATTACGTTAATATCGAGTGACTCATTCCACCAATTGAATCACACACTTAAATAATAATACGTGTATATATAGATGAAACAATttatgtaataaaattaaaattttaaaaatatcaaaatataactTTGGTTTAAGTGATAAAAAAGATTGTATAAATGTTGATGATGTAAGTTTAATGCTTAATATTTGcaacttttttatttcttttaaaataagaaaaatacaaAAGTACTCTCTTAATCatatagtttatttaaaatatataaagaattatttttataatttttaaaataaattggtgTTAACtcgtaataataaaataataattagctTTAACTAATTCAATCACACTTACATTAATCCTTAAATATAATAATGAGGTTTAACGTAATTAAATCTACTACCTCCACGTCTAACCTTCAAAATTGAATAACATTATTTTCCGCCGCATATATTGACTACCTTATGAAGTTTCTGGATATAATAATTACACACTAACATTAAAACCGCCTCCTTTGGCGTTACTCTCACCCAGCTCGGCAGTTCCCTCTCAATGGGAAAAATCGCCATAATTAAGAAGCACGAggtgctttttttttctttggtacTAACAGTAGATACTGTTTTTTTTCCTTAATGCGTGACATGATGCATTATGTGATGGGTTAATCAATAATCACCATTAGTCCATTTAGTTTAACTGTTTGACATGAACTGATTTTTGTTTTCATATATACTAAAAGAATCTCGTATAGTGAAACATATGCTCCTCCAAAAATCTCGTATGGTACACGGCTGTTTTAATTTGTggtcaaagaaattattttaaaattgaatatCTATATGTAAATCCACAGTTCCACACTAAGATCCCATTATAAATACAGTATACAAATTTCTCGTTTGCCCCATAACATTTTGATCTTAGTTACATTAACTACGGCAACTTCTTTTCGTAAATCAGAGCCAGTACTGCAGGGTGGACCAGAAACCTTCATGGCTGAAAACCTTAATCCAATGCCAGGGAGTGACACAGGTAGCCGAAGTAACAGGTTCATGGAGGATGGAGTGTTCTTGACTTGGGACGATTTGTGGGTCACGGTTGCTGGTGGAAGACCGATCCTTCAGGGACTGGCTGGCTACGCCCACCCTGGTGAGCTGTTGGCTATAATGGGTCCTTCGGGTTGTGGCAAGTCCACACTTCTTGATACCTTAGCAGGGAGACAGGGTCCCAAAACAAGGCAAGGAGGAGATATTCTTATCAACGGACGTAAACAAGTCTTGGCTTATGGAACATCTGTAAGGAATTTCATTAAAAAGTTATCACTTCTTTCATGcaaataaaattaattactaCCGTGCAGGCATATGTAACCCAAGACGATGCGTTGATTTCAACACTGACTGTAAGAGAAGCTGTTTACTACTCAGCTCAGCTTCAGTTACCGGATACAATGGCCAAATCTGAGAAGAATGAGAGAGCCGAAATGACGATCAGAGAAATGGGTTTGCAAGACTCGATGGATACTAGGATTGGTGGGTGGGGTGCTAAGGGATTAAGCGGTGGCCAAAAGAGGAGAGTTAGCATTTGCATTGAAATATTGACACGCCCTAAGCTTTTGTTCTTGGATGAACCCACTAGTGGGCTTGACAGTGCTGGTTCATATTATGTGATGAGCAGAATCGCAAGCATGAATCAGAAAGATAATATTGGAAGAACAATCATTGCGTCCATCCATCAGCCTAGCGCTGAAGTATTTCAACTATTCGCCAATCTTTACCTTTTATCTGCAGGCAAAACTGTGTACTTTGGTCCTGTTTCTGCAGCAAACGAAGTATGATCTTTTTCAGtagcataatataatattatatatacatgGAAAAACATCTAACCCCTCCTATTTTTCTAAATAATATGTAGTTTTTTGCTTTAAATGGATTCCCTTGCCCGAGCCTCCATAACCCATCTGATCACTTCCTCAAAACCATTAACAAGGATTTTGAAAAGGTATATATTCTCCCTCTTCAGAAACTAGTTTACAAATATTTCCCAACGTAAATAAAGTCTCCAGTCTGACGTTTTGCAATTTTAAACAGGATATTGAGCTAGGGTTTGCTAATGGAATCCCCACACAGGAAGTTATTGATATCCTAGTGAAGTCATATAAGTCTTCTGATATATACCAAATGGTTCAGAAAGAGATTGCTCAGATTTGTAAACAGGTTAGTTGACGGCAGCTCATTATTTTTTTTCCTCTCGGAATAGATCTGAAATGTATAACATGAAGGGATTGAACATATATATTGGATATGTGATTATGGTGCGTGTCAGGGTGGTGGAGCATTGCAGAAAAATAAAAGGCGGTCTGGGCTCTTCAACCAATGCCATGTCCTTACCAGAAGATCTTTCATTAACATGTCTCGTGACCTTGGCTACTATTGGTTGCGTCTAGGTATCTACATTTCACTTTCTATTGTACTTGGCTCTGTGTTTGTCCACATCGGGATGGACAATGGATCAATCCAGGTTCGTAAATGAATACATAATATTGATCGATCGATTTCAACACTGCAAGTGATCAtataagggttttttttttcagGCTAGAGGTTCACTGATGATGTTTGTGGCATCATTTCTAACCTTCATGGCCATTGGTGGATTCCCTTCTTTTGTAGAGGAAATGAAGGTATTCGAACGTGAAAGACTAAATGGGCACTACGGTGTCACTCCCTTTGTCATCGGAAATACTTTATCTGCTCTGCCATTCTTGGCACTGGTCGCACTTATTCCAGGCGCAATTACatatttccttccaagacttcaCCCTGGATATCAACATTTCTTGTTCTTCGTCATCATAATATTCGCTTGCATGATGTTGGTGGAGAGTTTAATGATGATTGTGGCAAGTGTGGTACCCAATTTCCTGATGGGAATCATAGTGGGTGCTGGAATTCAAGGGCTAATGATATTGGTTGGCGGCTTCTTCCGATTACCCTCTGATCTTCCCAAGCCAGTGTTTAAATTTCCCTTGTACTACATCGCTTTCCACAAGTATGCCTATCAGGGACTGTTTAAGAACGAGTTTGTAGGCTTGACTTTTCCCAATAATGTTCAAGCTGGAAATGGAAGCTCACCAACCATTACTGGTGAAGAAATTTTGAAGCAAACTTGGCGTattgaaatgacatactctaagtGGGTTGACCTTGCTATCTTGTTTGCAATGGTTGTGCTTTATCGAACATTGTTTTTGATCATCATCAAGACAACCGAGAAGAAAAAAGCGGTGATCGGAAAATTCATGTCGGCAACTTGGAAGGACAAAGCCCAAGTCACTAAGGGTGAGcgttgataaaatattaaaagtaacatgttttaattttatttttaatatgttttttttggTGATTATTCAATTTTAACTATAAATTTGATGCTTTTAatactttaaattcatgtttttatacttaagGAGAACATTTGAGAGCAAAATGAGTGAAAATCGAAAAATTAGAGTAAGGTACAAGAGTCACACGAGCTGACCTTTTCCACACGGCCTGCCATACAGCCATGTGTCAGGTTGTgtctgtaatagcccgtttttcagtggtgtcggaaacagtggtttcggggccaccaaatccgacgagtaagttcgtaatatattattatttaatatttacgagtcgaatgtgatttttaaaaggtttttgatttgataatttatgttatataagttatttgttaagttcaagtggttttagaaaatgaggtatcgggattttatttttataaaccgagccgtaaatatttttataaatatgtacggagtgtcattaaggtagtattaaagttttgttgaaatattttaacgttttgatagctaattaattaaaaatgacaaaattgaaaaaaaaagtgcATTCCTAGAATTCCGTTTCCATAAatcagactcgtaaatatttttaataaatatttactaagctagttgtgtagttaattagatttCGATTAAATGAATTtacttgaattaaaagtaattaggtataaAGACTAAATAGCATATAGGTGaaagttaaattataaattaaaaataattaaaggaaCTAAAGAAGCAATTTTACGATTGGTCTTTAAGTGGGACTGTTATTAAAAGCTTTAAGTGGGATGGTtattaaaagaatgaaaaaataaaagtattaaaaGAAAGAAAGGCATACGAaacagaaagaaaagaaagaaaaaaagaaagggagaaagaaGGTTCAACGCACGGATTAGGGATTTCTAGGGTTTAAAGTTCAATTGATTAGttaatttagtctattttcttgtaatttttttatttttagaatcccggtaccTAGGGTTACCCTatccatgttgaaattttagcattgattGAGTTTTTAAAggttgttaatgttgaataattttagtattagggattaaattgataaattttaagttagaaatgaaaaaggattaaattgtagaataaattgtaaattttgagtaatagggactaaattatgaaaaattcaaaatttagggatttaagtgaaaatagggagttaaatttagtttaaagtggaatttgtatgaaaatatagaattaaatgtgaagaataaagttagtctcgatttaaggactaaattgaaatttaggcaaatattgagtcaaaattgaaatatttaatatgaaattgaattatgttatattgatgaattttaattgttttaatttcatagctaacgTCGTACCGGAATCCTCGACTAAAAAAAGGGAAGGATAAAATCGAAGTCGAATAGCTCGAAATTCTTGGTTTGTATTTCTGTAATCCGAACCTAGttgttaattgttgtattttgatttaatgtatatggtaaatGGTTGAGGTGAGTATGTGGAACTTCGACTATTGAATTGATTTCATGTGTTTATGggattatatgaaaaatatatttggtactttgatattgaattgaattaaacttgattgaattggattaaattgatatatatatatatatatattatgaatatatatgtgtaaatgtgatAATGTACAAATATGATAATTTGATATTGGTTATATTTGGAAAGTGAATtggaaccctattaactgtattggGCTTATTAACTATATTGAGCTGAGTCGGATATAAATGGCATGCAATAAGATAGGAAGAGTTTAGGGATTTTTTCGaattcgagtcgatgaggcactagatgccaatttactttggtttatccgatgagacactaggtgtcaaattTATATAGCGCTGGGAGAAATTATTACTTTGggtttatccgatgaggcactacgTTCCAAACtgatgtgttggttggatccgtgtatccgtctgagtccgagtcgtgttaataggggtaattaaataaaatggtACTATGATTGATATTGGTTGATATTGTGTAacgccccctaaccctataccgtcatcggaacagggttacgagacattaccagtcagtacagtccaatttcaatcattaattaaaataaatatttacacacatcctagttttaagatgtcgtccctttaatgggccctcgcggtccaatatgaacagtaaattcaattcgggactaatttagaatcactactaattttagtaaatttcaaaattcatactacataccgttgccaaccataatttactcatttcatgagtacatctacaacctaaatgactctcataaaacatcctaggtacatgtcattaccaataattaacacactttaccttaatgaattcgggatcgaatcGGGATcttgattcaacgttctatctttactaaactcaagacgaaacaaaccgtcgctgagtatggtatactcagtggtatttccataatccgaacacttaataatataacaattaaacttaaaatcacaataacaattataagtattcatttatttgttttatagataaaatttcaattacttaccatataaattctatacaagtcatataacaaacacaataacatatttgttcaattcttttcatttacttaccgtataaattctatacaatatattcacaattcacttgttttcacactttacttcttaacaatataccattttaattcattctaacatcaatcatcatccatttgaacttcactcatttcatgaaccttttggttcatgttttcaatctcatatctcaatttcaattctcaattcaatttctcatttcattccaatagctcaatcaatcaaattcactcgacttatcttttcacttatttaccctattaacaaacccggactttgacggatacacggattcaacccaaacacaccaagacggcacattgtgcctaaaacgtacatagtacctgatcgatatcgacacataaagtgcctaaaatgaCACACGAGGTGCTgttacgacacacgaggtgcccgatcgacacacgaggtgcccgaTACGATACACGAGGTGCACGacacgacacacgaggtgcacgaaatacgacacacgaggtgccgaTACGACACACGATGTGCTGAAATcgacacacgaggtgcacgaaatacgacacacgaggtgcacgaTATATAAAGCCGCAAATCCGTACACTTccggatcctatggcatgccaattatatccgactcacccgactagttaatagggtatttcattcactttcttaatttaataattctttcatcaatatctcattccgataattacacatatttacccattttcacaattcatacaatttcattcaattcaacaaatatatttcaattatgcacattaattcataattcaatacaattcaattcacttttcaataccaaatattcaaatatcacaatctcatatattcatatcaatttcctcatatttccaatcaatatatttttcaatataacattcattcaatattcaaatttctacataagtcatatatattatataattcaatcaatataatttcaatcaaaataatttcgatcaatataaattcaataaattcatcgcatactaaaattaatctatttcaattgtaaaacatcataattcaatcaCTAACAATTGccacatgtatataaatataataaataatgactaagttcggattatagaaatacaaaccgaaattTTCAAGCTaactccgttgactttgtcttgtcctttcttagccgagatttcggtaccacattgactactgaaattaatacaattcataatcattaatacattactaattcatatcttgagttacaaaattctaaattaagatccgttaattttcctgaaactagactcacaaatcttcttacaataaaattttcagaattttggtttagccattaagtacagtttattctttaaattcacccctattctgctgtctgacagtttcgtcccttcttcactaaaattaattatctcacagtacagaactcggataacattctcgttgatttataatgaaaatagactcattaggaattctaaacatataactttaagcctctaattatttttattcaattttggtgattttccaaagtcagaacaggaaacctgaattcattctgaccttgtctcacaaaattcattatatcttataatttacaattcaattgcttatatcgtttcttctataagaaactagactcaataatatttaatttcatattttattcatcctctaattcaatttctacaatttttggtgatttttcaaacttagactactgctgctgtccaaaatagtcttagtacaaaatgttgatttactttaatttcaatttaattctaactaaattcacttacttttctatcttaattcatactttatttctattcaaatttcatccatactctcatttaaatattaaatttccagcatactttcctaatttcaaaatttcatcaatttagtccctacaacataaaacttataacttactttacaatttgatcctattatcaattctagcttgaaatttactcaattaaacccttaattcactattttattcaacatgaactatacttgaaaatctataaactctcaaaatatcaacttaatttcatcaaagtcttgttccaaagcttctaaaacatcaaaatttaagaagaaatgacttaattgacttaccaaattaaactttgagccttgaaacccaaattttcctttttcttttcctttctttctttctcccctgtttcttctctgtttcgtttgctttcattctgtttcttatgtttctttacttatttatataatataatatataatataatatactataataataatttaatatatattttaacacataaaaatctcagatttttatgtttatgccgcctcacttaggacaaatggcataattgccattttggtcctcttcattttcttttaatctacaattcaactttcatcctttattcaatttagtcatttttcctaattactcttaattaaactaaatttacttaattaaactctaattaaccactcaattgacttcgtaaatattttttaaaaatatttacgaatccatttttcagaaacggagacccgaaaatacactttttcggtaacggtaaaattcgggtcgttacatattgtatgtgaattgaaaatgaaatagtgatttgaaacatgaaaatgagatacatgagttatgtactcatgaatTGGATATGGAATGGATAAAGTTATTGTTTAAATTATATGTGGAtcaaattgtgaaaagctattataTAGTAAGTGTGATAATTGagtatggtatgaaatgatgtattCATGAGTTAAGTATTGAATGGCTAATGCCATTGTACAAATATATGTGGTTTAATATgtgaataattatttatatagcaATTGTGTGTATTGGGACATTGTTtaacaaatgaaatatgatagtCATGATACTAGATATTAATATGTGCTTATAATATTAAATTGTGCATATGATATTATCTTGTCTTTaatattcagattatagaaataccactgagttttactcagcatACGATTTTGTTTTTTGTGTGCAGGTTAGGTACTTAACTTTTGATTACTGATTCAGCATCCAAtaacgatcccgaactcaaatgtggtgatgtttaccttttgtgtcggcatgtacctagggtgtctaaataatagttattttgtggatTGATTGTAAATAAGGTTGTAAGTTTAATGTTGGTTTggcatatatataaacatgtgttTGTTTTTTAAGCCATATTATAACATGATAAATTGAACCAAATTTAGATATGTCCATGTGAATTTATGTTAGTGTTTAAGTGCTTATGAACTAGgcaaaatggattgaatttggtatgtttataattttGATGTGAATGATGCTTTGATAATATAAATGTGGTACAAATGAAGGTACATTGGTTACGCACTTAGGAtgattgttttggtatgttttgaacgtatttgatcatgttttgaacTGGTTAAACAAATGGTTTTTGAGTTGTTTAATGCCAGAGCATGTAGAAAATGGTAAATTGGTTATTTAAGGCACCTTTTAggtccacacgaccgtgtgaaccctgcaactttaaaaatttttaatgtattttgaaaaattttctgagtttcgGAATTAATCCCGATTTATTTCTAACGcgtattttgggccttgagggctcgaataagggacaatatgtatgaatTGATTGGTTTCTGGTCTGAAttttatatgatatgaaatgtttgaaatttttgtctGTTTGATCTGTaaatttcggtaatgctctgtaacccaattccagtgatggatacgggttaaggatGTTACAGTGTCGATTGAACGAATTTACATTTTGAACAGCGAAAAAAAcgcaatttttaggtttttcaggCATTTTAGGacatatatatgacaaaaataagaagatagaaGAAAGTCGTTATAGGAcattcaagaaaacaactcaaaaaacACCATTAAAACATATTTTCGTCAAGATTGGAGGCATGCAGTTGATTTCTAAGGAGATTGTAATgagtttctttttttcttttagataTATTGTCTTtgggatgtttttatttttaagtatgagctaattttctaaatacttaGATATTGTTCTCAATCATGTGTGTTTAAgtcttggtttaatatttttagattattGATTCATTTTTTATGTGCTTaaatcaaaggaggaatagaccatgtTTAATAGTAGATTTAGTGTAATTGAATGAAGTTGCATGCAATTCTaaaaataggacaacataaatctaccggattaaagTAAAATCTAATAAGGAAATTCATAAattgagttaatgcgataataggggttttaattaaaaaaattcaattaatcaactaAAATCAGTTgctcttgaaagagatattagcataatttagggatttctatagatcaagatactaagtaaaTAATTTACATAATTTGGATTGATAGTGACAGATGAAGTTTAGGTGAATTCTTTCCTTGATATTACTTTGATTATAGGTTGTTAATAGGTTATTTTCCTGATTTGTTCTTTGCCATGTTCgtaattaattagtttagttaatttttattttaattaatcactctaatgtatcaattaaataatagaaagacggtaATTATTAGTATTTTTAGTTTTCTTGTGGGAACGATACATttgctcaccatagctatactattaattgatatgtgcacttgccttagtcgaatttttagttggtTTCGTGGGCACAAGTGTTCAATTGAATCATGTGAacaattttgagttaatcgataTGACGAGTTTTATTCTATCATCCTAacgcaatttaaaatttttcgaatcgagtcaaatgaagtgaaatttgaatcgagtcgaattgagtgaaattattcgagataaattaaaaaatgaaacatacaaattaaaatcttattacaatACAACTAATTTCATATTAGAGCACATATCTTTGAAATCATATTTATTTGAAAACTTTTCaaaggaaaataataaaaaatactttagtataataaacttgaatgattaattaacttatttatgtCCCAAAATTATTGttctagaaatttttaatttttaaattcctttatatatttttagaatttttttgaaatttttataatttatttaaaaatataaattttgaattttttataaatattttagattttaaaattattttgaatttttaaattttttgtaatttttgttgagagagtccaatttgctcattttcaaacttgacgGTGACTAAAAGGGTTTTTACACTAatttgttatttgaattattcaagttatttgaattgtaaaattcaactcaatTCGAACTCGAAACTCGAATTACTTATGTTAGCTCAAATAATTCAAACAACTCGATTTGATTAACTCAAAAATcgaaaaaatttgatttttttaatcgaatcgagttttgcACATCACTACAGGTCACGATGAATCCATCAGCCACGCCTATATGTGTGGATAAGAGACAATGCAAGTAGTTAGTGTGTATCAATATTAATCATGTAAGCTATCATGTAAAGTAGAAGTGCTTGTTCAAGGGGCTTGTAAATGGCCCCGGGTACGAAAAGAGCTCGGTgtaattatgttataaaatatgttAATGATCATAGCTTTGTATGATTTTAGGTTTCAAATTTATAGCATGTTGGTTGAATCGTAGATCAACGGTGATTGGAGGCTAGCTGGTTTGAAGGTTTAGAGCTAGTTTAGCAATATTTTTCAAATGTATTTTTGGATTCAAAAAGCACTTTTGAGTGAAAGCTAAAATTTTTTGCTTTTGCTTCTACTTTTGGCCTCCTAAAATCACTTTTAAAAAACTTAAAAGTatcttatttaataataattttatctcaaaagtattttttatcccaaaagtacttttgagaaataaTATTAAACTGGCCCTTAATCGAGTAGAGTATCCGAAGTATATAGGTGTTTTATTTGTTATGAATAACTTTAGTATTAGCAGTTATGTTAGTTAAGCAGTAATTCAGTTAGTTAGTTAGCAGCAATATTTGTATTAAATACCCTCCTTATCTCTGTAAATGACATGATGGAATTCTTCTTTACTCTTTAGTGTATTTCTTAACTTGGTATCAAGAGCTATGGTCTTCTTGGTGTAAATTTTTTTTTC encodes:
- the LOC108475246 gene encoding ABC transporter G family member 1-like, which codes for MAENLNPMPGSDTGSRSNRFMEDGVFLTWDDLWVTVAGGRPILQGLAGYAHPGELLAIMGPSGCGKSTLLDTLAGRQGPKTRQGGDILINGRKQVLAYGTSAYVTQDDALISTLTVREAVYYSAQLQLPDTMAKSEKNERAEMTIREMGLQDSMDTRIGGWGAKGLSGGQKRRVSICIEILTRPKLLFLDEPTSGLDSAGSYYVMSRIASMNQKDNIGRTIIASIHQPSAEVFQLFANLYLLSAGKTVYFGPVSAANEFFALNGFPCPSLHNPSDHFLKTINKDFEKDIELGFANGIPTQEVIDILVKSYKSSDIYQMVQKEIAQICKQGGGALQKNKRRSGLFNQCHVLTRRSFINMSRDLGYYWLRLGIYISLSIVLGSVFVHIGMDNGSIQARGSLMMFVASFLTFMAIGGFPSFVEEMKVFERERLNGHYGVTPFVIGNTLSALPFLALVALIPGAITYFLPRLHPGYQHFLFFVIIIFACMMLVESLMMIVASVVPNFLMGIIVGAGIQGLMILVGGFFRLPSDLPKPVFKFPLYYIAFHKYAYQGLFKNEFVGLTFPNNVQAGNGSSPTITGEEILKQTWRIEMTYSKWVDLAILFAMVVLYRTLFLIIIKTTEKKKAVIGKFMSATWKDKAQVTKANVVPESSTKKREG